Below is a window of Xiphophorus couchianus chromosome 1, X_couchianus-1.0, whole genome shotgun sequence DNA.
gtttcagttgttttaaactttttaattatcGACCTGACTATTGACATGGGTTTAATTTAGACCAGACATCTGCAACCTGCGACTTCAGAGTCATATGCAATGCTCTGGCTCCTCCACAATGACTCTTAATTGCACAAACCAAAATTTTATGActaataatttatatataaagaCTATGGGAAACGTTTAGATTTTTTCcacagttgtttttgtttggatcTATAAATAACCTCataaagcagtttaaaaatattaataataatgaaagtGATCACTTTCTTCATCTGACCGTtatgtgttttcatttctaGTATTTTGAGTATACCTCCAAGAGAGAGATTCGACTCAGTGCTGCCAATCAGTTGTGCTTACATGCCGACTCTGAAATGGCTTTGGTTTTTCTTGAGCTGTGTGAATTGAAGGGAAAAGCAGCACAAGAGCAAATATGGATCTTCACAAAGGTGAattaatatacagtatttcCACATCATCTATACCTTTTGCTGTTGCAGCACTGGCTTTGTTGCAAAGGGAAGAAGAAAGATTTCAATTTCCTCATTCTTGCTGCTCAGTTGTGCACTTCTTCAATATTCAAAATGACATTCTacgtttttactgtttttttgtttttcagaaaaaccaAATGAAGAACCCTTTATCAGGCAAGTGTTTGTCAGTCGCCGGTGGCAACGTGATTTTGTCTAAATGCAGATCCACCTCAGAGAATCAGAGCTGGGTCTTCATCCGAGCGAAGTAAGCGGCTTCGAGCATGTGGCCTGCCTCTGCTACCAGTGTTTCCTGAATAAggtttaaacataaacaaataaggAAAGTGGTTCCACTGAATCAAATATTTGTACTGTGAACAAAGAGCTATTAATACTTATCTATTTCACACAAACCCAGAGGCTGTTAtctaaacataatttatttttttctcttcttttcctccttgtGGCTCAGATTATTGAGATTATTGTAGACACAAATCAGTGCTGGTGTTCAGTCAATTCAGCCTacatgtcaatgtcaatgtacAATTTATATTCTGCCTAGAGGCCCCCTACTGGATTGGAGTTCCTGattagtttattttgtatttgactGACTTTGTTAATCATATTAGTTATGTTTGAATTATTATGCCCTGtctttgtgaagcactttgtgattttCATCTTTAAAGGATTGCATATCATTTAAATTAACACTTTAACCATCTTAGTAAGCATTGCTACTTAATACCTACAGTAGCTTCAAACTGGACTTTAGAGAGTATTTTTCACCACATGATGGaactttatttttcctaaataaagttGAATGAGGAATATCTTAAAGCCACATTGAATAAAATGAAGTCTTACACTTTAACTTATTTGAGTTGTACATAGTGTGCACTAACAAGATGTGCtaaaatttattcttttattgttgctcacttaattggttaaaaatatttatagggAGGGCGAGTGGTAGTGGgagtaatatttgttttacttttaagcaTATTTTGTGTGGAATAGTGAGCATTTGAAAGTATGAACTCAATATGAATGGGTATGCATGAagtttaataatattatttaaagtcaagttatatatataatttatgtaAGTCATTGTAGCTACTTTTTGACCAACACAATAAAGTCATACATTTGTACTTGGCAttggttaatttatttaaaatgtgtgtatgtatgtttgGGTACTTTTATTACATCTCTTTAATTGGGGTGACATTAATGTGGGTTCAGTTTGAAAtcaaattgtgtattttccaaatTCTTTGTCAAAAATTCAACAGGAACAGCCTGTAAAGTCAGGGTAAGTTGGAGGTTCTGTGGTGCATTCAACGTGTCTTGGAAACCAAACCAGCCAAAGTGTTAACAGGTTGTTTATACCTGAAACTTTTATTATATTCAATAAACTTAGGagtcaaattaaaaactaaatcaagGCATTGCTGGCAACCTCCAACTTTCACAGTTGACATATTTACTTCACAAGGTGCTCTTACTATTTTAATGACTAGGAATTCAGAAAATCTGACCTCCAATTACAAAGATAACACACCTCTGAATGGCCCATTGTTCAGTTTCCAACAAGGCTGTTATGTATAAAAACATGGGAAATGTTGCAGGTATAAACTGTTTATTAtctgggcttttttttattaaactagtGTGGACACaaagtttgtgggttttttagtttgtttttttttgtgtggggGGGTTGCcgtgttttaaaacaaaaaggggAGAAAGTACAGTATCAATTAAATCCCacttgttttttcaacattcaCAATTTTATATTGTCATACtgaataaactgttttaatcaatatttgtgAACTTGTGCTACATTTATGTAAATACAGGTCtgttttaaaaaggcaaaaagtaCCTTGTACACATATTATTTTTAGAATTGTCTCCATACCTTAAAAGAGACCCCAAAACAATGTTGCAACAGAGCTGGACCTATCAAGGTGATGCAACAAAGTTGCTGAAACACACcgaaaacaaagaagaaacattgAAGCATGTGCTCTATTATAatcatattgtttatttattttttactttaggcacaggtgtcaaactccagtcctcaagggctggtgtcctgcagtttttagatgtgccacaggtacaaaacactgaaatgaaatggcttaattacatcctccttgtgtagatcagttctccagagccttaatgacctaattattctgttcaggtgtggtgcagcagaggcacatctaaaagttgcaggacagcggcccttgaggactggagtatgacacccctgatttaggCATTAAAATACCAGAACTCACACatatttcagaattattttctGCCAGATTAAACAATTTTGCACTTGAAATATATTATgattagttttaaatatatgtagaTTATTTTATATGAGTAACTGATTAAAATAACATGTTCTAAGTTTGCTCTTTTACACTATAGTTTTCAGGAAAGCGTTTGTTTGGGGGCGGAGTCTCTTTATCTTTCGCCCCGCCCACACGCACATTCGATGACGTCACTCGCTTTTCTCAGCGATGGGATCTGCCGCGAGCGCTGGTGAGTTTGTGATAAACCAATAAAATCTCTCAGTTTTGCCTTGTCATCTCAACAGGGAAGTAGGCAGCACTTACAAATTCACGTCTCCGGGCTTGGCTTCCGTCGCAGGGAGGGAGTTTGCAGAAAGCCTGCGTCCCGTCTCCGGGTCGGTTCAGGATTTAATAGCCAGGTTGTCATCTTCTTAACAAACGTGTAAGTAAGTAGCAGGACTGTTCGCTTCACTGGTGTTAACTTTGACGCTTGTTACCGTTAGCTGCCGTTAAGCTAGAGGCTGTTAGCTTGCTGTGCGCTTCAGCTTGGGGTTTGTTTCTTGCTACAACAGCCTGTGAGACTTGGGGGTTGATGGCTGAGCTGGGATGAGAGCTTTGTTATCGGGCTTTAAGCACAGCTGCTGCCCATGAAAACAATCACTCCTGATTGTCAACAAAGAGCTATATTTAAAGATAATGTTCGCTGCTGTCAGCTTTTGTGGTGCAGCAAGGTTTAACCCTCTAAATAGAGGATTTGGGGAGGATTTGACTAATATCATTACAGTTGGTTGTGTGCAGCCTTTTTGACATGAACCCAAAGGGCGTGAGGTGTGCTTTGTAAAAGAGACCTAGCATATCAGGAGAAAATATTGAACAAACTACTACTTCCTTATTAGTAGGAATTAACTGCTTTTTAGACTTTAAGCTAAATAAAGTTGCAATTGACTGGCATTTAGtaatgttttttcagtttcaagcaATGAGTCATTGGCTTTCTGTTACTGTAgtatttcttaacattttttcatttgcttgCTTAACTTCAGctgattttagtatttttttagtCTATCTAGTCTTTTTGTCTTTATCCTGAATGTTTGCAGTAAtgttagtgaaataatttaacaGGATACTAGTAAGTATAACTAATAGTGATAATACAGTTTTTATATTGTACATTTTCAGAAGTAGtgatttcaacatgttttatgtgatgaataaaataaactaccAAGTAAAATATAGTTATTTAAAAGGGCAATAAGCttacagcaacaataaaaatgtaagtgcTTCAGAGACAACGTGACAATACAAGAACAGAGATactaagaaaaatctaattaaaactaatttaaaaaaaagagttttcaaGCTAAAAGTACTCAAAAAGTCAACATCTCTCAAAGCATTGGTAGATTATTGCATCTTCCCTCCTATGGTTAGTGACTACTCTGACTACTGGGATAGGCTCTACCACTGCCCCACCCGATAAACAGGGTTAAGTAGGATGTatggcttttctttctttcttttttttttttgattaatggAAAACAATAAGCCCAgaatttatggttttgtttaGCTTTAGCATATTTGAATAAGCAGTAGTTAAAAATTAATCATTAGCCATTAAGTTACACATGAATAAAACCTGATTATTACTTTTAGGCTTCAGGaacattaaaacattgtttatttatttactttattgttttcaattttgCAATTTGTTTTGCAAGTCAGTGCAGACTGCAGTAACACTAAAGCAATGTTTTGATAAATTTGAGGTGatgtgtgctttattttttgttgtactttaaagattttttttttttttttttacagaaaacagatgTAAGGCATATTACTGAAATTTAGAAATaagcaaatattcaaaatgtttctctttagcTTTTATTTAGTGTTGAATATTTAGTAATATCAAGCATTACAGCTTGGACATAAAATATATGACATgtagtgacagaaaaaaatgtcaggaaaagaaaagcatttttgtagTTGGATAAAAAGCCTCCGCTTGCTTTGCATACTGTTGAGAATATTTCAAACTGCTTCATATGGTTTTTGTCTGGAATATTATTGTTAGATTGACATGTCTTCTAATGTTTATGAAAGCATCAGTTCTACTACTTTGAGTTTGAGGAGCAGATGGGGTATTACACAATCCTGAGGGCTCAGCAGAAGATGTCAAGCTTTATAAATTAAGGAGTCCCTTACAGTTACCTTTTATTATCCTTTTTACTAGAGttctggaaaaatgtatttacccccttacatatttcttttgatttgttttagaaGAAATTTGAGATGATCAAAAATCAGACCAAAATAATTACGTTATTCCAAAATTATGTTGTTCACCGATATTAAATTTAACTCCAGCAACTCGCATTATTACTAAAAACAtcctcaaataaaattaatagaaCCATCTAGAAAAAGTTGTATGAGGAATACAtgatgcaacttttaaagcagTTCTGTCCAAAACTTTTAGACCATCTTGTTATTTAATACGAGTCGGTTCTTTTCGACTTTACCTTTTTATCCAGGATGAGAAATAACTACTTTAACTCCTATAACGTTTTACAAATTGGCACCATGAACTGAAATTGTCCACACTGTATTATAACAATAATTGAATTGGAATGTCTCTAAtatcattttaatgtttgattGAATTATATGTTTCTGGATTTGTTTTAATGCTGTTTGATTCATAAAGCCTTGGCATCAACGTGGCATCTCTTCCCGTGTCACTCTGCAGATCGCCACCGTCTCCAAAAACACGGACCCGGTCACCAGGAAGTGCCCTCAGACTCCAGGAAAGGGAGCTCAGCCACACCTGGTAAGGCCTTCATAGAGTCCTGAACATAAGGTCACTCTATGATACACGTAGGAACCAAACTGATGGTGATCTATCATGTCCTTCACACCTCTATGAATAATCCCATCTGTTGtagactttaaaaactttttgttgaGTAAAACTTTGGGCATAATTCTGGCCTAATCCCCTTTATTTGCCGcctcttctttgtttttcttctgatttttttagagaaaatgaCGCTTCCCCTCTCTCGTTCGGAGGTGTTCGGCGAGCTGCGCCAGGAGCTCTACGACGATGAAAAGTTCCACCAGTCCGATGTGCACATCTTCATCATCATGGGAGCGTCGGTGAGCACCCAGACCTGAGAGATCGCGGCTGGTTCTCTCTGACCTGCCGTTTATATTTTTGGTTGTAGTTCCACTTTTAGGCTTGAACCTTTGGCCACTGTTTCCTGGaaagtgttttgaaataaaGAGAGTAACAATTGCGCTGATTTCAACAACCTGTGAGCAAATATCGCTTGATCCGCtttcaaaacatcaaactttgatagttcctctttgtgttttggcaaaaaactaaaagatactgttgattttattttttgcagattaaATCCATACTTggtgtttttctgaaaaacgCTTCAGTTATCTAATTGTCTTTGTTGTTCCTCATGCATCTTTCTGTCATTAAATCTACTGGCTACTTCATCAGCTTAATTATAGGAGGGGGGAAAAGGTTGTAGTTCCTGCTTTTCAATCGTCTGGTTTCAGGAACCATTTGATGCAATCTGCGACTATtaatttccttctttctttttgtctttcataaTAATTTGCTTAATCTTCCTTGTAGGTTTTCACTCTGTTTCATATTCCTCTTTCTCCTCTAGCAGTTTGTTCTTGAGACTTAAAGCTCAAGCGTCGGGTATTAAATCTCTAAAGAACCacttttgttttgaggttttgaCTGATGGTGTGCCTCTTTCTCCTGTAGAGTTTACTCTTTGTACAACAGAGtgggcttttattttgcagCGTCACTGTCTGTCAGCACTTTTCTTTCAATGGGATCTGCAGCCGTGTCAAGGACAAGGCCAGGCTGTGTTCAGCTGGTTGTGCCTCTTTTATGGATGTTTGGGTTGTAAAACTACTTTCTCTAATAGAGAGTTTGGCATTTAACACAGAGAGAGATTCTTTATCCCGTCGTTGATTCCTTGACTTAGTTGTTTTTGGAGAATTGAAGTGTTGCGTCACAGGCTGTTGATCAGAGTAATGAGTGTAAATTTTCTCTGGAAGGAAACAATCTTAAACAAAGTGGCAGAGGTACAAGTTGGGGGAGCTCCCAGTCGAGGATTAGTGTTTTAGAGGGAAACGAGGAATAGCTAAGCTTGTTGGATTGCATTTGAGGTCAGAAGTTTATTGTTACGGgaattgcattttaattaagtTGACTTTTTATATTCATGCATGTCACACATTTTGTACTTTAATTAAGGAGGCATTTTAATAGATTAGAATACCACTGGAAAGTTGATATCTGGATGTTCTGTTTGACTAATTTATTAAAGTAACAGTGAtgtatttcaattaattttcttattGCTAGATAATTTTCTCACAAAATTGGAATACTACATCCAGgactgcaactaacaattattttagcaatgGATTATTCAATGATTATTCAATCAAGTTCACAACCTCCaacttcacaaaataattattcaaatattcttattaattggataaaaattggcacattctacCAGTTTAACCACTTAAACACAAGATGCAagtctattatttttaaataaataaaaaaaaacatttttaaatgcagtgaTAGACTTTCTTTAGTGAATGGTTGATTATCTGCAGCTAAGAAAATACTTATAACATTAACTTGTGAAAACTCAGGCTGACTTTACAGCAATACAATGCTGTGATgagctgtttatttatttttattaacagaTTTAGAGCCCATATACTTCAGTTGATGAGTAATCTATTACTGAATTGactattatttcagtaatcgataCGTCattattaatctgattaatttaattgtttcagccttaattacatcaaataataataataaaaccctCTGTTATAGAAATGTTATGttctacaaaaataatgaagaaaaaaaacataatctgtgATGTCCagtgaaaggttttcatttaaccacttaataCAGTATAGTATATGAGTCAGTCAGTGACTGTTTGGGATGTGGAGTCATAGCCAGGGTTTGGTCAAAAGTGCCAATCCCTGGATTAATGACCATATTATCACTGCACTTTATAAGCCAACAAATTAAACTCCACTGAAGTattggaggaggaagatgaaagaTCCTAAAGCTGATAATGCGATCGATTTTCAATAGGCtggcatttctgtttttaaaaatcattcttTTGTGTTAATAGATTAAACAGAAACTGGATTTTAgattaacttaaataaatatttgagcaATATCTTTGTAGTTTATACAAGTTTTACTTGTTAATTTGAGTTATTGAAAAGAAATCCACtttgttaatatttcagtttattcagaGAGACTGTATATTGCTGTTGCTCTTCCTTGGTTTCTGAGTTACCGCGATGCTTAGCTGTCGTCGACAGACAAAGCAATAGTTGTGTAAATGTAGATTAGTTTTGAAGCAACAGGTTCTTCAGGAAGCAGCAGGTCAGTCAGTCTTTCATTCTGTTGTGTCTTTGTGGTTTGCTTTTGTCCCAGTGGGATTACCAAGGTTGTGTAACTCTTGAATGAGACAAAGCTGTGTGTTTTATCTAACTATATGGAGTTATTAGTAATGCTGAACCAGATCTGGGTGTTAtggtaaatgtgttttaaaggaATGTATCTGGCTAAAAcgctacaaaaataaatgattccAACTCATTTCTAATAATGTGTTTGGGCCTGCAGGGGGATCTGGCAAAGAAAAAGATCTACCCAACTTTGTGGTAAGTGATCCTCAGTAGTAGAGTGGAGCCTAATGGGGGGGGAAAAGCTTCCTAATATGTAACGTCAGGAGTGGGTAGTAATAAAAAACTcttctcctgttttctctccCAGGTGGTTGTTTAGAGATGGCCTCCTCCCTGAGGAGACATACTTTGTCGGCTTCGCTCGCTCCGACCTCACAGTGGACGCCATCCGAACTGCTTGCATGCCATTCATGAAGGTAGAATTTGACTTTTTGACATCTAGcttcataaaattaaactaaGTTACATCCTACTTATAGCTGCGTCCACTTTGGTGCCCTCTGACGTAGGTGACAGAGATGGAAGCAGAGCGGTTGTCTGCTTTCTTCGCCAGAAACTCTTACATCAGCGGGAAATATGCAGAAGACGCTTCTTTCTCCAAACTCAATGCACACATGCTGGCTCTGCCCGGAGGACCAGAGGCTAACCGGCTGTTTTACCTGGCTCTGCCGCCGACAGTCTACCATGATGTCACCAAGAACATCAAGCAGCACTGCATGAGCACAAAGTCGGTACCAACTGGCCTCTGTATTTCTCTGCTCTTATTGTGTTTGTTCCACGTTCTGAATGGCATTGAACACACAACAGTGGCATGATCAGATGCTTGTGTGACAAAAGGAACCATCGGCAGATTTTTGATTGgaaattttctacatttaactaaaaagcttttctttgctagctgcatttattttcaatgtCACTAAGCcgttactttttaaaaccactTTTTGCTGCAAGTGTTTGGTGTGTGTCTCCACCAGCTCTGCACaaacatacagctctggaaaaaaataagagcccactgcactgaatctcattgaaaacctcatggttattccactaaaaactgatttctgaCCTCTTCCAGAGTCAAAACGTTAGTATTactgtttctaaattaatatgaggttgttttctttgcattatttgaggcctgaaagcactgcatctatTTTGTTATtctgaccatttctcatttctaCTGTTTCTTtctcagtagttcatagaataaaagaacaatgttcattttactcaaacttaTAGAAAGGAAAATCAGAAACCAATCACTTTAAGTGGTCTACtaattttttccaaagttgtatacgattgatttatttatttttacttttttccctcaATTCCtcttcacaaaaaaatctcagcCGGATTGAATGGAGGGGGAAAGAACAGCAATGTAGATGTTTTGCCACAGATTCCTTATCGGATTTCTGTcaggactttaactaggccattctaacacatggatGTCCTTGACCTAAACCATTTCATCGTCCCGGTTGTACGTCTCGGGTTATGTGAACCTCCTTTTTACAGCATCTAATTATCTTTAATTTACCTTCTTTCTATTAAATTTGACCATGAAGAATGGCATTCCCgcagcatgacgctgccactATGGTGTTTTACTGAGAGTGGTTTAGCCACGGTGAATTGCAGTCTCAATCTGCCACAAATAGCATTTTGGTCTTATTTGAAGAGAatagtttttccacatttgcttTTGACCAATTTATTTACACACAACTGGACTCACTAGTTGATGGAAAGTGATTGAATTGAATAAAGTGCACTGAATACAATTGCATGGCACACTTACAGAGTTTTATAAATGGTAAACATTTGGTGTTTCTCAGTAGGAGCTTTTGATTATTTCAAATGTCAAGCAAAAATAAGTCAGAATTATTCTGCTTTCAGCTTCCTCTTCACTTCTTTGTCATGTAATTTACTTGATGTCTTCAGAATAGCTTAGTTTTGTGGTTAGGATTGTCAGGTGATGCCAAGAGGGCCTCTGGTTTTAATCTCTGCTAAGCGTAGCTTTCTTCGTGGTATTTAGTCGTCTTTTGTGTCTGTGGGAAAATCTCCAGCTTCCCACTGACCATGAACATAAATCAAGGGAGGGGCTtggaaatgtgactttttgaaggaaaagtgtggaaatgttgaaactttttaaaatgtaattgttgaGACAAGCAAACTCATTCATGAGTTTTCTGAATGTTGAATCGTCTTCCTGTGTGTGTTGGTTAGGGGCTGGAACAGAGTGATTGTTGAGAAACCTTTTGGACACGACCTCCAGAGCTCAGAGGAGCTTTCCACACACCTCTCCTCCCTCTTCAGTGAGGATCAGATCTACCGTATCGATCACTATCTGGGCAAAGAAATGGTGCAGAACCTCATGGTGCTCAGGTACGAAAACCGTCCTCCCATCTTGCTATACTgcttcaattttcttttttgctataTGATACTTATAGCAGTGTCTGACTGACCTgcagcattttaataaaacctaATGCACTCTCAGAGctctctgtttttaatttcatgctGAAACGACTATCTGATTAAAGCAGGATTAAATTAAGTTACactctgtttttataaaagctCCTGCGAGTCATCTAAATTAATCAAGAACAaagctgaatataaatgtttgtgtgttgtcATGAGCAGCTGTCTGGTTTCTTTGTGTTCTGCTGAGCTTGGAATAATAATGTGGCGTTCTGTGCAGGTTTGGGAACCGAATCTTTGGGCCGATCTGGAACAGAGACAGTGTCGCCTGCGTTGTTCTCACCTTTAAAGAACCATTCGGCACTCAGGGGCGAGGAGGATACTTTGACGATTTTGGCATCATTCGGTGAgggaaggggggaaaaaactgaaatgtacaaatatttcATTACTGGTAGAACTATTTTAGAATAACCTTGATTTATAATGAATATCAATAAAAACTACACAAAGTATTAATGATGTAcaacattataatattttttgccaatatagcaactctaaaaaaaaaaaatcaaacatgttgattttactttaagaaaaacacTAACATCGCCCCCTGCTGTTAATGTGTAAACACCATTTCCTGTATGATACaagttaatttttattaaataaggtttgttttttgttttttttattcctgttgaTCATGTTTATGTTGATTTATCCATACTTTTAGGATAATTATGATACGGAAAGATGCAAAAATGACCAGGTTTTTCCAGTGCTGGCCGTCTAAGTTGGCCGATTCCAGGCTCAGGGCATTTGCTGAATATCTTTCTCTTCCCTCTATTCTCCATTTCCTGTCCATTTACTATTCAGTGAATTTCTCCAGAGCATaaaaaaacctttagaaaaaGAACATAAGTTGTccttgttcagtttttttcaaaGCTCCAGCtgttataaacatttttcattattgaTCTGTGTGTAGTTTTAGCCACATTTTGATGAGCAATACCTTACTaatacagactttaaaaaactgaTCTGATGAAGgcttaaagcataaataaaaactttggtTTGTTGGTTCATTTGCCAATAGGAACCAGGCTTTTGAGtggttttttttcatgtggATTTTTTGATCTGGTTGAATAGAAGATTTTTGAGGGTGTGAGATTATTCTcatagaataaaaatgaattgattTTGCAGCTACTTGTAACAAATtaggaaacataaaatacatttgctttacGGTGCTTAGTAGCTTCTACGTTTATCTGAACAGTTTCCTTGTGATCTCAGGCGTTATTGTGTCTTTTGTGTAACGATCTGTTTCTTCCCTTTGTCCCGATCAGAGATGTCATGCAGAACCACCTGCTCCAGATGCTCTGcttggttgccatggagaaaCCAGCCTCCACCAGCTCCGACGATGTCAGGGATGAAAAGGTGCTGAATTTATCtgctgcaaacaaacaaatgcttcACATTTTCCATTATTACTGATTCGTTCAAAACCTATTTTCCTGCTGTAGGTGAAGGTGCTGAAGTGTATTACTCCAGTTTCCATGTCGGATGTGGTTTTGGGTCAGTATGTGGGGAATCCTGAGGGTGAAGGAGACGCTAAGCTGGGTTACCTCGACGATCCCACTGTACCGAAAGGATCGACTCAGGCCACCTTTGCCACGGCTGTGCTCTATGTGCACAACGAACGCTGGGATGGTAAAGGGAACCAACTCTTTAAAAGTTTAGCACTTTAATCTTCTTCTTGTAAGGCCTTGAAAATGTTCCTGCACAGGCGTCCCGTTCATCCTGCGCTGTGGGAAAGCTCTGAACGAGAGAAAAGCCGAGGTGCGGCTGCAGTTCACAGATGTCCCAGGAGACATTTTTGACAAGTGTCAGAGGAACGAGCTGGTGGTGCGAGTGCAACCCAACGAGGCGATTTATGCCAAGATGATGAGCAAGAAACCCGGAGTTTACTTCAGCCCTGAGGAAACGGAGCTGGACCTCACCTACAAGAGCAGATACAAGGCAGGCTGCACttgatttgtttcttattttaaacttGTCAGTGCCATGACAtcaaatgtaactttatttcacatcagaagtttacatgtgTGATTACTGTGCCTTTTAGCAATTTGAAAATGCCTCGATGATTATGTCATTGATTTGTAATCAATCTTGGAGGTATGAATGtggtttattttaagaaaaccaACTGCTTCCTTGTTTGACATCATGGAAAAATGCAAAGATATCA
It encodes the following:
- the g6pd gene encoding glucose-6-phosphate 1-dehydrogenase isoform X1 translates to MGSAASADRHRLQKHGPGHQEVPSDSRKGSSATPEKMTLPLSRSEVFGELRQELYDDEKFHQSDVHIFIIMGASGDLAKKKIYPTLWWLFRDGLLPEETYFVGFARSDLTVDAIRTACMPFMKVTEMEAERLSAFFARNSYISGKYAEDASFSKLNAHMLALPGGPEANRLFYLALPPTVYHDVTKNIKQHCMSTKGWNRVIVEKPFGHDLQSSEELSTHLSSLFSEDQIYRIDHYLGKEMVQNLMVLRFGNRIFGPIWNRDSVACVVLTFKEPFGTQGRGGYFDDFGIIRDVMQNHLLQMLCLVAMEKPASTSSDDVRDEKVKVLKCITPVSMSDVVLGQYVGNPEGEGDAKLGYLDDPTVPKGSTQATFATAVLYVHNERWDGVPFILRCGKALNERKAEVRLQFTDVPGDIFDKCQRNELVVRVQPNEAIYAKMMSKKPGVYFSPEETELDLTYKSRYKDVKLPDAYERLILDVFCGSQMHFVRSDELREAWRIFTPILHQIDKEKPKPIPYKYGSRGPSEADDLVKRVGFRYEGTYKWVNPHKL
- the g6pd gene encoding glucose-6-phosphate 1-dehydrogenase isoform X2 — translated: MTLPLSRSEVFGELRQELYDDEKFHQSDVHIFIIMGASGDLAKKKIYPTLWWLFRDGLLPEETYFVGFARSDLTVDAIRTACMPFMKVTEMEAERLSAFFARNSYISGKYAEDASFSKLNAHMLALPGGPEANRLFYLALPPTVYHDVTKNIKQHCMSTKGWNRVIVEKPFGHDLQSSEELSTHLSSLFSEDQIYRIDHYLGKEMVQNLMVLRFGNRIFGPIWNRDSVACVVLTFKEPFGTQGRGGYFDDFGIIRDVMQNHLLQMLCLVAMEKPASTSSDDVRDEKVKVLKCITPVSMSDVVLGQYVGNPEGEGDAKLGYLDDPTVPKGSTQATFATAVLYVHNERWDGVPFILRCGKALNERKAEVRLQFTDVPGDIFDKCQRNELVVRVQPNEAIYAKMMSKKPGVYFSPEETELDLTYKSRYKDVKLPDAYERLILDVFCGSQMHFVRSDELREAWRIFTPILHQIDKEKPKPIPYKYGSRGPSEADDLVKRVGFRYEGTYKWVNPHKL